The following is a genomic window from Chryseobacterium ginsenosidimutans.
TGGAGCTGCTGTTAACAACAGCGGAGTTGTAGCCGGATGGATAGACCGGGAAGATATTTTTGGAATGGGAACTTTCAGGGTTCCAGCCTATTTCGATGCAAGTGGAATCCTTCACTATATAGATTTTGGTACTCCTGAATATGGTGAGGCGAATGATGTAAATAATGCAGGGTTGATTGTAGGAAATAAAGGCAGTAAAGCATTCATTTATAATATCAATACAAGTACCTATCAATCTTTTGATGCCCCTGCAGGATATATGGATGCCGTATTTGTATCTGTATCTGAAAATGGGGTTGCCGTTGGATATTGCGGAATGATCGGAGATAGAGAGGTAATTATTTATCATCCTTCACTTGGAGCTGCTCCTATTCTGCTTACTGACCTTTTAGCATCTCAGGGTATTACCGTAAATACATTTGACGGGAAACTCGGAACTGGAATGGGAATATCTTCGGATGGCAAATATATCTGCGGTTTTGATAATACGGTCCCTCCTATCTTTGCTTCAGGTTGGGTGGCGAAATTAGATGAAACGATACTTGCTGCCAATGATGTAGAAACAATATCCCAAAACATTCGAATCTATCCTAATCCTGTAAAAGATTTCCTTACTATTTCCAGTAAAAAAAGGATAAAATCTGTATCTGTATATTCAGCTGACGGAAGATTAATTATTAATAATATGACCATTAATAATCAAGAGGCTAAAATCGATTTATCTGGATTAGAAACCGGAAATTACTTCGCGACAGCAACTTTAGATGACGGAAGTATTAAATCCTTTAAAGTCATAAAAAAATAAAATCACTTTTTTATTTCTTAAACTGTTTACAGACATTAAAACCCTGTAAACAGTTTTTTTTTAAGTCTTATTAACTATTTGTGATATTCATCCATCAGGCTTTTCCTTTCTTTGGTTTCAAGGTTGATGTATTCAAACTTTTTATACTGGCAGAATGATCCCATATCTTTGTCTCCATTAATAAAAATACCACCTACAAGAATGACGTATTTGCAAGGATATTCGGTTTCCTTCACAAGCACTTCGATGCGTTCATCTATAGCTTCGTACATAACCTCAGTCGCTTCAAAAATTTGATTCTCTGCATTCAGTATTCTTTCTTTACTGTGAAGAAAAATTTGTTCGATGGTGTTCATCTGAAAATCCAGTGATGTTATATTTCCTTCGATAATCTGCCCTGCTGCCAGTTTTCCAAGCGCTCCTTTTGCAGCACCGCAACATGCTGAATTACTGCTCTGCCCTATTCTGCTTATTTCTCCTATTTGGCCTTCTTTAGTAATTCCAATATGAGGAGCATAAAAAATGATCACCGCACCATCTTCAGGAACATGATGTGCAAAAGCACCCATCCCTGTAAGTCCGGCAAAAGGAAACCCATCAAGCCCTCCCAAGTGAAACGGACCAAGCATCTCATAGGCTCTTGGCGGATATTGTATGGCATTAACATCGTCACAACACATACTGTCCGCGTGCATTAACTGATTAGGTTTTAATTCCAAATGCTTTTCAATTGTGTCTAATAAACGATTCACCGTATCGATCGACGTTAAGGCCTTCGGATACCATTTTCTTACAGATTCTATACTCATAATTTTTTTATTTTTTTACATGACAATATTATTAACAGGCTGTATGGCAGGTGGAAGTTCTTTTTCACCAAGCATTTCACGCAGATCAATTTCTATATTCCTGCTGATTTGGGTGATAGGGATATCATTGGCATTGCCTTCAAACGGATTTTCCGTACTCTCACCTATCAATTCCAAAACCAGAAATACCCAGCCTAAAAGCACACTGAACGGAACGGTAAGCCAGATTATATTGTCTCCAAATTTCTCTGTCATTTTAGAAAACTCTCCTAAAAATCCTAAAGGAAGCAAAAAGCACAAAGCATTTGTGAAATAGAGATTAATGCTTGAAAACTGCCTTGGATAAGGGAAATTTTTGATCCTTTCACATTTTCCCTGCTGATCATACAATTCTTTGAACTGATTTTCAAGCGCAGTATAATTGTAATCTGAAATTTTACCCTCTTCATTTAATTTTCTCAACTGGGCAGACTGTAAAGCAATAATTTGTGTTGCCCTATTTTTAGTAGAAAGCACATACTGAAGCTCATTATCGCTTAAAAACAGCTTGAGTTCATCTTCAACTTTGGTTTCCCATTCAGGAACATTATAGTATTGCAGATATTCTTTATTGTAACTTTTTGTTTTTATATGTTCCCAGCTTTTTGTTTCTCTAAGCTGAAATCTTAATACAGTAAGCCACGCAAAATGACGATAAATGATTTGCTGATGTAAAGCAGATTCTTTTACTTTATCATCCGTTCTTATAAAATCTTTTACCAAAATGCCAAAACTACGGCTGTTATTAATGATCGCACCATAGATCTGGCGTGCTTCCCAGCTTCGGTTATAAGTTTGGGTATTTTTGAACCCCGAAATAAATGCCGTAGCTGTTCCAAGCAATGCCACAGGAACCCACGGAATTGCAAGCCACTTCCAGCCTAGAAAATAAAAAAGCATTGTGGGAACAATACTTAAAATAAGCATTTTGTAAATTTTCGTTCTGGTCCACGGAATGAAATGATAGAGCTTATAATGTGAGCCGGTATTCATAATAATTTAATTTTTTGATGAAAATTTGCTGATCAGGATACCGACCAATACAACAGTATAAAACTGGCCTGCAATCCCAATAAAAGCAGTGATTAATTTTGTAACATGCGTGTTGGGGGTAATGTCTCCAAAACCAATACTTGTAAAAGTAATAGAACAGAAGTAGACCAAATCCATAAATGTAAGAGCTGGAGATGATATATCAACTCCTTTAAAAGACGCCGGATCACGATACTGGAAAAACTGCAGTGAAAAAACCGAAATTTCTATCAGTAACATATAACCACATATAGATGCAGAAATAATATCTGTATTGATATATCCCGGTTTTATGAGAAACCGGAGTACTTCTACAAGAATAAAACAGAAAAATATTACATAATTGATATTCAAAAATGTAAAATACCATGGAAGGTCGTTAAAAAAAGGAATTCCAATAGGTAATAATAAAATGACAATAAAATGCAGATTCCTGAACCAATGCCTCCAGCTGTGCTTCTCCGTAATTAAAAAGATAGATCCCAGCCCTAATATCAGCATATTGAGCGGCCATATAAAACGGGTATAAAAATCCATATCTGTAAGAAATATTCCTACAAATAAATGTTGCATCAGAGCTAATAAGAGGATCTCGTACTTTCTTTCCTGTAACTTTTTAATGGTCATTTATGTTTTAAATAAAATTGAAAAACTAACAGTGATCTGTTTTTAAAGCCTGACAAAATACGTCCTGATTTTCAACAAGCATTTTTTCCAGCCTGTTTAGCTGATCAATGTGCCACTCATAAGTTTTGGTCATCTGTAAATTCTTTTGTACTATCAAAATTAACTGATAGGGATTTATATTTTTACAGTTTAGGGTTAATTGGCCTGTCCGATATCAAGACGTGAAATTTTTCCGTCTGCATCGAAATGAAATTTAAAATAGGTTCTAAAATCACCCCAGCTTTCTGTATGAAAATTTCCATAAATATCCTTTCCGTCATTTTCTACTTTATCGACGGTTGTAAAACGCTCATGTCCGCAAGCATCCTTTACAAATTTTTTAAAGTCCCTCGGATTTCCATCATCATATAATTTTGCATCTGCTATGAAGTAAGACAAAAAAGTTTGACCGTCTCCTTTTTGCCATGCTTCAAAAACTTCTTTTACGATATTATTTGTTAATTTACTCGTATCCATATTATTATCTTTTTGTTGTGTTTTTTTAGTTTTATTATTTGAGGAAGAATTCTGCTGTCCGCAGGCTGTAAAGCTGAACAGGCATATTGCAATAGTAAATATTATGCTTTTTTTCATTGTTATACATTCTTTAATGGATATTGCAGGTAAATAATAGCCAAATTCAGTAATAAAAATGGAAGCTCAATAAGAACTCCTTTCAGATCTTTATCCAGAAGATGCAGACAAATGATGAGTAATATTCCTGCTGCCATCAGAAAGTTTCCCCAGACAAAAGTTTTAGGGAATAAGATCAGTAATGCTGCAATGATCGTAATGGCACCATTTATCGCTAATGCTGTTTTGCTAAATCCCCATTTGCCAAACATTTCCATCATTTCAGATTTTCCTGCTAACATGGCATACCCTTGTTTGATACCCATAAATACAGCTAAAACGATCAATGCTCCATTGAAAATTTTTAGAATCATAATTTCTTTCTTAGTGGTAACTGATTAATATGAAACATAATCCATTTTGTTGAATTCAGCTAATAAATCCATAATTATTTAGAAAGGGCTTCGATAACCATCTGTGATGCCAAATAACTGCTGTGCTGCTGTTGTGCAGTAATCAGCCTGCCATCTCTAATTGCGAAAGGCTCTAAGGGACCCGCAACTTCAAAAGTAGTTTGATTATTTTTCCGAGCTTCAGTTTCAATCGTATATTCGTTTACCTTTTTCCCGAACATCTGGTTAATCATTTCTTCCTCACTATCAGCAAAACCGGTCCAAGTTTTACCATCCGCTAATAGTTTACCGTCACTCAATTTTGTCCATAACAGCAAAGATGTTCCGTGGCAAATTAAACAGGTAATCTTTCCTGCTTCGTAAAAATCTGCAATTAATTGGTGTAGCTTTACGTCATCTTTAAAGGTAATCAATGGAGCTCCTCCTCCCGCTACACAAACTGCATCGTAATCGGCAACATTTATATTGGAAATAGGGATCGTATTTTCCATCCATTTACCAAACGTTGTATGGTGGACAAAACCAATACTTATCAAATCATTGGGATAAGCTCCATGAGGGTTTTCCGGGTTGCTGTGTGCATCAAAGATTACTGCACCACCATTAGGAGATGCCACATCTACATCATATCCTGCGTTGATAAAGTCGAAGAAAGGCCTTGTCATTTCTTCGGCAAAAAAGCCCACCTGCATACCTTCTAGTAGTGCAGCATTAGAGACTAAACATAATACTTTCTTCTTTGGGAAATTATGCTGTCCCCTTCTTTTTATAACATTGTTCTGATTGCTCATAATTTTGAATTCATTGGAATAAGTACAATTTTAGAAACTTTCTTAGGCGACTCAAAGTAATCTAAGTTATGAATTCGGAAATTTTAACTTAAGAATAATCAACAATACTCGATTTATCAATAAAATTTTCAGTAAGAAAAACTACTTTTTTGTATTTTTTTTGATTATTAAATTTAGCAATTGTACTGTAATTCAATATATTATATTTTTTTTATTCTGTGGAAATAACAATCCTGATCATTTTCAAAAAATTAAAGAATGATTACAAAAAATTTATCACTTTTTCAAAAAAATTGTTCTAGAAAGTAAAGCCAATCATCTCAATTTATTTAAAATTGTATAATATTCTGAAACTTTTGTATGGTTTGTTTTCTTCAAATATACAAGCAGTATCGTTATTAGTGTTCTCGCTGAAATTACAAAAATTACCTTTTTTAATTGAAATCACAGTTCTATTTTCGGAAAAACACACATCTATTTCTTTTCGTTGGACGATTATATTTATAATATTGGATCAAACTACATTTTATGCAGTATAAATAATTGACCTTAATATATAAACATACATTCCCAAATTAAGCTAAGCCATGAGAAGAGAACGCTTTGATGCCATTACAGATGCAATTCTGGCAATTATTATCACTTTGATGGTGCTCGAAATTAAAATACCTGAACTTACACTGAATAATGTATCAAATATTTTAATTCAGATCTTTATTTATGGAATAAGCTTTATTACAATCGCAATTATCTGGTTAAATCATCATAATATTTTTGCCAAGATAGAAAAAGTAGATATTAATTCGGTCTGGATAAATTTTGGACTGCTTTTTATGATTTCATTTATACCGAGTGCCACAGAACATTTAAACGTATCATTTTTTAATGTGGCAAATCATATATTTTATGGCATTGTAACTGGTTGTGTCGTTTTCTTTTATGCCTTGCTACAACAGCGCGTAACAAGTTCTGAAAAAAGCAAAACATTTATATTATCCAGAAGGATGAGTTGGTGGGTTATGGTACTGTACTTTTTAAGCATTCCGCTGAGTTTTATCAGTGTATATATTTCCGGATGTATCTTTTTATTCATCCCGATTCTTTATTTTATACAGACAAAAAGATGACATTCTAAAAGTAGAATTATTTATTGATTAACAGTCAAATCATATCAATAGAATAGCCTCAGCTACCTATTCTTTACATTCTATTCTAATTATAAACTCAAATTATGAAACAACAAACCTTAAACACCAATTTTCAATCTCTTAAACAACATCAAGGTATTTATCTTACTTCTCAACTGTTAATAGAAGCATTATTTTGATGAGCCTTATTAAACTGAAAATTAAGCCCAATCTTTCCGGAATAACGATGATGTTTATCCTTATTTTAGGCATACATCTGAAAGCTCAGGATATTGATGGCGTAAGCTCCTTTTTCGTGGGCGGTGTAAGTATAGATATTCCTAAAAACAATAAGCTGTTGCTTTATACCGGTTACAGTCCTACTGATAATGTAAAGGCATTTTTGGCTTTACCCAGCTTTAAGATTAACAAATATTTGACGCTTACACCCGGTTATACCTACGTCAATGTAGATTTGGACAATGGCACTACACTTACAGAACATCAGTTGTTGGCGATGGCCACTCTGAACTTTCCTATTGAAAAAAACTGGACTCTGGCTGACAGAAACACTTATTTTCACAGGTTTAGAAATAATCTTGATGATCTCTCTTTTTACAGGAACCGATTAGGAATTATACATAAAACAGAAGTTTTAAAAAAAGAGGTCAGCATTTTTTTACATGATGAAATGTATCTGAGTCTTGATACCGGGCAGTTTACACGAAACCGAGTTATTTTGGGTGGTGATATAAAACTCTTAAAATGGCTTACGCCTCAGATAATGTTGATGTATCAAAGTGATAAAACAACAGGCAACAAAATTCTGGGATGGCTTGTATTCACAGTACCGTTGGGGAAAATTTGAGAATATTACATTGCTTTATATCAGATATAATAGAAAATTCTTTGATGGTAGTATTAAGGATTTCAAACTCTCAGTTAAATAACCTGATCTGAACTCTTCAAGATATAAACAAAAATAGTTACAGATAAAAACTCTGTAACTATTTATTTTAACATAATTCGCAAGAAAATTTTGCTTGTAATGTAAATAGACTATTTCAAGTGTGGAGCTACAACCTTTATCATAGAAAGGTATTACTCCATGATCTCATTAATCTATTTTATATGCGACAATCTGATCTTCCTGCCAATTATAACCGCCAAACAAACTTATATCCTTTACAGAACCAATAATATGATTGTCTCCTGCTACATAATAATACCTGGTTGTAGTTGCACCTGTATTGTTAATCACAATTGTACCCTGTACCAAACTGTACAAAGAACTACCCGGAAGGTTACCACTGATCAGGTAGCTTCCCTGAATATATGATGGTGTAGCAGTAATAGTTACTGTATCTGCATTGCTTGTTGTAAAAGTTGTTCTCAGCCAATAAGATGTATCTGGACTGGTAGTAGCAGCAGGTAAAGTAGCACCCACCGATCTCATTAGCATCGTAACGTTAATTGCCCATTTTCCCGGGGGTAAATCAACATAGGCTCCGGTGTGTAGAAATTGACCTTGTTTTCCATTTTGGAACCCTTGAGTGGTAGGAATATCTCTTCCATTCCAACCCGCTTCCTTCACTCCAAGAACGGTATTGATTGTTTGATTTTTCCAGCTTGCATTGCCGCTTGCATCCGAAGTAAGTACTTTTCCGCTACCTTGTGTACCATCAACCAGTTTGAATGTTCCTTTCACATCAAGACTGGCAGCAGGCGCATCTATCCCAACACCCACATTACCACTGCTTAAAACTACAACAGCATTTTTCGTAGTACCAGAAACACCATTCCCTACAATGAATAATGAGTTATCTACTGCTGTATTGTATTTACCCACTACTGCAGCATTGGCCATATTGGTGTTTACGGTATTGCCTGTACCAAATACTGCTATACCATCAAGACCGACGCCATTAACTTTATTTGATACACCACCCACTATTGCTCCAATAGGTCCGACACCACTTCCAGATAAAATATTACCTTGGCCCACAAGCATATTACCTCTACCTGATGTAGTATATGTTGCTTTGTTAGTATCACCAGAAACAATTGAGCTTTGGAAATTATCAATGGTATTGTTTTGTCCGCTTACCATTGAGCTAACAGAAGCTAGCCCAATACTATTATTGATACCTGTTGTTAATCCAATAGAAGAATTTACAGTATTGCCTCTTCCAAAAACAGCGGCTAAGTTTGCACTTCCTGCTGTTGACTTATTCCCTGTACCCCAAACTAAGCTACCTGCCATATCAAGTGGAAATGATTGCTGAACAGGGGTAATAATAGTCGGACTAAAATCATTAGCCAATCCTGCACCTCCAATTAAGCTACCATTTTTGTTAAAAATGGCTCTTGAAGTATTATTTACGCCAATAACCAAATTTTGACCAGTTGATGTACCAATGTAATTATCGGTTGAAGCCATAGTAATAGGTACTGTACCAGCTGGCGAAGTTCCTGCGTTTCCTGTAAGATGCCAATCGTTGCCATCAAATTTCACCCAAAGGGATCCATCAAAATAGTAATATCCAGCTGCGGTAATATTGGCTGTTTTTGCACTTGGGGCAGTTACTGCTGCTGTGGCATATACTATAGCTCCTTTTTGGTTTGCAGTATATTTTGCATCTCCAGATTGTATTTGATCACCTGTAAGTCTTGGTGCTATGATACCTTCTGCAGTCGTACCATCTGTTTTTATTGCCGTTACATCTAAAGTGGCTTTTGGATCACTGTTGTTAATACCCACCTGGGAGTATACTAAGGAGCTAAGCATCAAAGCCCCTAAAAGAATCATACTTTTTTTCATTTGAATGTTTTTTGCGTTTTTTTAATTTTAATTATCTTATTACAACCCTATGCTTTATCCTTGATGATAGAAGAACTATACCAAGTTAATTTTAGAATTTTATATGATTAATAGCTATTTTTAATAGAGAAAACCAAAGTAAATATCTCAAGATGAAGAAATGTAGACAGGTTCTCATTAAATAATAAAGATTGCGAAAGTTGACTTTTTTATCCGTTAAAAAAAAACATACATGTAATACTTTCAGAAAAAAACACGTAAAAAAAATTAATTATATATTTATAAATAAAGCATTAATTATTTTTTGTCAAAAAACTTTATACTCCTGATCTTAGCTTGAATAACAGAGTTTTTATTGAAACAATCTGAATACTTTTTTTTAAAAAAATTGTAATATTTTCGGAAAAAAGCATATTAAAAAATTAATATAAAAACATATTCTAAAATTAGACATTAGTATTGTTTTGTTTTTCCCAAAAAGCTGCTTTACAATTATTACTTAGAAACAACAGATTAATAATAAATTTAATTGAATAAGAAAAAGTTTTAAGAACTAATCAGGCTACAATTTATTTTCACTTTCTATTTTACGTACCAATCACATCGAACTTTTTATGTGGCCATTTACTATATCAATCCAAAACCGGATGCAGTTTTCGGATTTGTTTCACAAGAATTCACTTAATAATATCATTAATTTCGCTAATAAAAAAAGCGACTTTAATTTTCAACTTTGCATAAAATAAACTATGTTTTGAAGAGAATATATAGTTTGCTAGATAAAAGTTCAATATATTTGTGATAATAGATTATAAATATTAAATCTTCAATGAAAAGATATAAAGCCTTTTTATTACTGCTATTATTACCCATTACGATGTCGGCACAGCAAAATCCCACTGCTGATGAGCTGTTTGCAAAAGCCCGTACTACGGCTTTTGAGCAGAAAGATTATAGTACATCTATTGCTCTTGCAAAAGAAGCATTGGAAAAAGCTCCCAATTATACTGATATTTCTATTTTTTTAGGAAGACTATATACATGGAACAAAGATGTTGCTTCTGCTAGAGCCGTATTTGAAGAACTTGGAAAAAAGGGAGTAAAGGATGAGGATTATTTTGTTGCTTATGCTTCTCTGGAGTATTGGAACGATCAAAATACAAACGCCATTAAGCTGATTGATGATGGATTATCCAATCATCCTTCATCTGAAGCGTTATGGTTATTAAAAGCAAAGGTTTATTTTGGAATTAATGATTATGCTGAAGCAGAAAAAGCGATTGCCGCTCTTTTATTGATCAATCCAAAAAATACAGAAGCAAGAGCACTTGCTGTGAGAATAAATGAGCTTTCTTCAAAAAATGCAATAGGCATTGTTTATAATTATTCACACTTTGATAAACAATTCGGGGATGACTGGCATATTATAGGCGTAAGTTATAAAAGAATAACTTCGTTGGGATCAATAATCCTGCGGGGAAATTACGCCAATAAGTTTGCACAGAGCGGTACACAAATAGAATTGGAGGCTTATCCAAGATTGTCTAAGATATTTTATCTTTATGTAGGAGGTGGATATTCTAACGACGTAGGTATTTTTCCGAAATACCGTACGGGAGTTTCACTTAATGCCAATTTACCACACAGTTTTGAAGCGGAAATAGGATACCGACAGCTTTATTTCACTAACAATATCTGGATGTATACTGCTTCCGTAGGTAAATATTATAAGAATTTCTGGTTTAATTTGCGAACTTATATTACCCCGGACAACAAAAATATTTCACATTCTTATACAGCAACTGTACGTTACTATACAAAAAGTGCCCAGGATTATTTTGCCTTTCAGATAGGAACGGGAATTAGCCCGGAAGAAAGCCGCAACAATCTTTTAGAGAATGAAACCTTTAAATTGAAGACTTTCAAAGTTGGTGCTGAATATAACTTTTCTGTCCACGCAAATTCGTTTTCACTAGGGACAATGTATTATAATCAGGAATACCGACCGAATGAAAAAGGTAATCAATTCGATATAACGTTAGGATACACGAGAAAATTTTAAAGTCTATTTTCTTTTTTTCATAAAATTGACAATTACAGAATCCGGCATCAATTTTTTAGAAGAATAAAACCTGGAGTTCATCGTTTTAAATTGATTGAACCTGCCACCGATTTTCTTTAATGCAGCTGCATCATTGGATTCACCTTCTTCTAAACCTTTTACCGTAAACAGTTTTTCATCATGAATATAGTAGTTTTCACAAACGAAATCAATCAGCTGGTTTTTACTTTGCATCATAGGAACACCTGAAGTCAAAGTTTCTGAGCCCACAGAAAGCCCTCTTCCGACCCAAGCAACGGTTGAAGGTGTATGTATGCTGTAATTATTTCTGTAATACGCCAACAAAGAAGGTGCAAGATCAAAATGACTAACAATTTTATTAAATTTTGACGGTTTTTCAATTAATGGCGAATAAATCATCAAAGGCACATGGAACCTGTCAATTTTAGATTGCAAGACTATCTCCGGCATACTGTGATCGCCGGTTATCACAAAAATCGTATTGGCAAAATCAGAACGTTTACTGTAATTTGTAAAGAATTTTTTTAAGGCATCATCAGCATTCAAGACTGAAATCAATTGATTTTTAT
Proteins encoded in this region:
- a CDS encoding T9SS type A sorting domain-containing protein codes for the protein MLSSSALKAQTQFTGLSGMGSRLYDINSNGNAVHSGGYYSYNTNTSSPLEPVASATNRLNNTGNVAGSMPFVAADGSNLDQAAYRKNGNWNAIGYFPGDVPGNSWFGDAKGISESSTYVTGQMSSSNAVSSYPFLYNTETGALTKLTGDLMYTNGRGAAVNNSGVVAGWIDREDIFGMGTFRVPAYFDASGILHYIDFGTPEYGEANDVNNAGLIVGNKGSKAFIYNINTSTYQSFDAPAGYMDAVFVSVSENGVAVGYCGMIGDREVIIYHPSLGAAPILLTDLLASQGITVNTFDGKLGTGMGISSDGKYICGFDNTVPPIFASGWVAKLDETILAANDVETISQNIRIYPNPVKDFLTISSKKRIKSVSVYSADGRLIINNMTINNQEAKIDLSGLETGNYFATATLDDGSIKSFKVIKK
- a CDS encoding bestrophin family protein, with translation MLILSIVPTMLFYFLGWKWLAIPWVPVALLGTATAFISGFKNTQTYNRSWEARQIYGAIINNSRSFGILVKDFIRTDDKVKESALHQQIIYRHFAWLTVLRFQLRETKSWEHIKTKSYNKEYLQYYNVPEWETKVEDELKLFLSDNELQYVLSTKNRATQIIALQSAQLRKLNEEGKISDYNYTALENQFKELYDQQGKCERIKNFPYPRQFSSINLYFTNALCFLLPLGFLGEFSKMTEKFGDNIIWLTVPFSVLLGWVFLVLELIGESTENPFEGNANDIPITQISRNIEIDLREMLGEKELPPAIQPVNNIVM
- a CDS encoding potassium channel family protein; translated protein: MTIKKLQERKYEILLLALMQHLFVGIFLTDMDFYTRFIWPLNMLILGLGSIFLITEKHSWRHWFRNLHFIVILLLPIGIPFFNDLPWYFTFLNINYVIFFCFILVEVLRFLIKPGYINTDIISASICGYMLLIEISVFSLQFFQYRDPASFKGVDISSPALTFMDLVYFCSITFTSIGFGDITPNTHVTKLITAFIGIAGQFYTVVLVGILISKFSSKN
- a CDS encoding nuclear transport factor 2 family protein, with product MKKSIIFTIAICLFSFTACGQQNSSSNNKTKKTQQKDNNMDTSKLTNNIVKEVFEAWQKGDGQTFLSYFIADAKLYDDGNPRDFKKFVKDACGHERFTTVDKVENDGKDIYGNFHTESWGDFRTYFKFHFDADGKISRLDIGQAN
- a CDS encoding DoxX family protein; translation: MILKIFNGALIVLAVFMGIKQGYAMLAGKSEMMEMFGKWGFSKTALAINGAITIIAALLILFPKTFVWGNFLMAAGILLIICLHLLDKDLKGVLIELPFLLLNLAIIYLQYPLKNV
- a CDS encoding type 1 glutamine amidotransferase domain-containing protein codes for the protein MSNQNNVIKRRGQHNFPKKKVLCLVSNAALLEGMQVGFFAEEMTRPFFDFINAGYDVDVASPNGGAVIFDAHSNPENPHGAYPNDLISIGFVHHTTFGKWMENTIPISNINVADYDAVCVAGGGAPLITFKDDVKLHQLIADFYEAGKITCLICHGTSLLLWTKLSDGKLLADGKTWTGFADSEEEMINQMFGKKVNEYTIETEARKNNQTTFEVAGPLEPFAIRDGRLITAQQQHSSYLASQMVIEALSK
- a CDS encoding TMEM175 family protein, which gives rise to MRRERFDAITDAILAIIITLMVLEIKIPELTLNNVSNILIQIFIYGISFITIAIIWLNHHNIFAKIEKVDINSVWINFGLLFMISFIPSATEHLNVSFFNVANHIFYGIVTGCVVFFYALLQQRVTSSEKSKTFILSRRMSWWVMVLYFLSIPLSFISVYISGCIFLFIPILYFIQTKR
- a CDS encoding DUF2490 domain-containing protein; this translates as MSLIKLKIKPNLSGITMMFILILGIHLKAQDIDGVSSFFVGGVSIDIPKNNKLLLYTGYSPTDNVKAFLALPSFKINKYLTLTPGYTYVNVDLDNGTTLTEHQLLAMATLNFPIEKNWTLADRNTYFHRFRNNLDDLSFYRNRLGIIHKTEVLKKEVSIFLHDEMYLSLDTGQFTRNRVILGGDIKLLKWLTPQIMLMYQSDKTTGNKILGWLVFTVPLGKI
- a CDS encoding YaiO family outer membrane beta-barrel protein; translated protein: MKRYKAFLLLLLLPITMSAQQNPTADELFAKARTTAFEQKDYSTSIALAKEALEKAPNYTDISIFLGRLYTWNKDVASARAVFEELGKKGVKDEDYFVAYASLEYWNDQNTNAIKLIDDGLSNHPSSEALWLLKAKVYFGINDYAEAEKAIAALLLINPKNTEARALAVRINELSSKNAIGIVYNYSHFDKQFGDDWHIIGVSYKRITSLGSIILRGNYANKFAQSGTQIELEAYPRLSKIFYLYVGGGYSNDVGIFPKYRTGVSLNANLPHSFEAEIGYRQLYFTNNIWMYTASVGKYYKNFWFNLRTYITPDNKNISHSYTATVRYYTKSAQDYFAFQIGTGISPEESRNNLLENETFKLKTFKVGAEYNFSVHANSFSLGTMYYNQEYRPNEKGNQFDITLGYTRKF